Proteins encoded within one genomic window of Methanothrix harundinacea 6Ac:
- a CDS encoding alkaline phosphatase: MNRLHAAAGVLILLLVSFSLYGIALETDDGAEPKEARSVIFLIGDGMGFAQMTAARWAKADENLSNYTDAELFMDGMEYAGYSSTSSADSFVTDSAAAGTTLATGHKTKLGIIGQDETSIFGVQDGENLTTILELAEAEGKATGVVTNMRITHATPASFYAHVNDRDKENRIAEQFLASGVDVALGGGLCYFVGINETDPLGGASSRDDDQDLLAQAQDLGYVFVYNRTELLKIDPEETEKLLGLFGSSHLVFELRRRNETDREPSLSEMTEKAIEILSHDEDGFFLMVEGGTIDHACHIRSYENTAAETLAFDEAVKAALDYGERSGDTLVVVTSDHEAGGLVLGAVDFDDYSAGVPVFASGLAFIPGEGYNLTPTGMSTHTAVDVPLMASGPGAERFSRGRIDNTEIFYLMKEVMGL, translated from the coding sequence ATGAATAGGCTACATGCAGCCGCCGGGGTCTTGATCCTTCTCTTGGTTTCGTTCTCTCTGTACGGGATCGCCCTGGAGACCGACGATGGGGCTGAGCCGAAAGAGGCCAGAAGCGTGATCTTTCTGATCGGGGACGGGATGGGCTTCGCGCAGATGACCGCCGCCCGGTGGGCGAAGGCTGACGAGAACCTCTCCAATTACACGGACGCGGAGCTTTTCATGGACGGGATGGAGTATGCGGGGTACTCCTCAACCTCCTCCGCCGACAGCTTTGTAACCGACTCTGCTGCCGCTGGAACCACCCTTGCCACCGGCCACAAGACGAAACTTGGGATAATCGGCCAGGATGAAACCTCCATCTTTGGGGTGCAGGATGGCGAGAACCTCACCACCATCCTGGAGCTCGCCGAGGCCGAGGGGAAGGCTACGGGAGTCGTCACCAACATGAGGATAACCCACGCCACCCCCGCCTCCTTCTACGCTCACGTAAACGACAGGGACAAAGAGAACCGCATCGCAGAGCAGTTTCTGGCGAGCGGCGTCGATGTGGCTCTGGGCGGAGGCCTCTGCTATTTCGTCGGCATTAACGAGACGGACCCCCTCGGCGGGGCGAGCTCTCGAGATGACGACCAAGACCTTCTGGCGCAGGCCCAGGATCTCGGATACGTCTTCGTATACAACCGGACGGAGCTTCTGAAGATCGACCCGGAAGAGACGGAGAAGCTTTTGGGGCTATTCGGCAGCTCCCATCTCGTCTTCGAGCTTAGGAGGAGGAACGAGACCGATCGAGAGCCCAGCCTCTCGGAGATGACCGAGAAGGCCATCGAGATCCTCTCTCACGACGAAGACGGCTTCTTCCTCATGGTGGAGGGCGGGACCATCGACCATGCCTGCCACATAAGGTCCTACGAGAACACCGCCGCAGAGACCCTGGCCTTCGATGAGGCTGTGAAGGCTGCCCTCGATTACGGCGAACGTTCCGGCGACACCCTGGTGGTGGTGACCTCGGATCACGAAGCTGGGGGGCTCGTCCTCGGGGCGGTGGATTTCGACGACTATTCTGCGGGAGTTCCCGTCTTCGCCAGCGGCCTCGCCTTCATTCCTGGAGAGGGATACAACCTCACCCCGACGGGAATGTCGACTCATACCGCCGTCGACGTCCCCCTCATGGCCAGCGGCCCCGGAGCCGAGAGGTTTTCCAGAGGACGGATCGACAACACGGAGATATTTTATCTGATGAAGGAGGTGATGGGGCTATAA